DNA sequence from the Deltaproteobacteria bacterium HGW-Deltaproteobacteria-2 genome:
CCGCCGATTGCCGGATTGCAGGACATGAGGGCTATAGAGTCCAGATTGATATTGAATAAAATTGTCCGGCAACCCATGCGAGCGCAAGCCAGAGCCGCTTCACAGCCGGCATGCCCACCGCCGATTACCGCAACATCATAATTGTCTGTTAAATTTTCCATGCTTAATCCGATTACTTGCGCTTGTATTAAATCAATGTTAGAAAACACCACAAAGTCATACCGTTGAATAGCGGCATCCAGAACTCTTTTCCCGCTCCTAGTAGGGAACCCCGGCGCATGCCTGGGGGCGGGAATTAAAGGAAGGGGAATTTTAAGAATTTTCACCCTCCTTTTGGTTTCCTCCCCTCAAGGGAGGAAAGAGCAATAGTGGATTTCCGTTTCCACAGGAATGACAACTTTTTCTACGGCATAGACTGTAAAAAAACAACAAAAAAAGAGGCGGCCTTGGGTAAACCGGATTTTTGGAAAAATTCTAAGCGGTACTACGACCTGAAAAGCTACTGGCGAAATCTGTTCGGCTGTAATGTCCATAAACTGCAGATTGATGCAGGCTTTACCTGTCCGAATCGTGACGGGCATGTGGCTGCAGGCGGTTGTATTTACTGTGATAGCAGAGGATCAACTTTGCGGCAGAAGGGTGAACTGCCATCAGTTGCCGAACAGATCGCCTCCGGTAAAAAATATTATAAGCCGCATGCGTCAAAATTTATTGCTTATTTCCAAACATTTACCAACACTTACGCTCCAGTGGAAAAATTGCGGGCAATCTACGATGAAGCTTTGAAGCAGGAAGACGTCATCGGCCTTTCCATCGGCACAAGGCCGGATTGCCTTGGTCCCGATGTTATCGAATTATTAAGCGGCTATGCGAAAAAATATCACATCTGGGTTGAACTGGGTTTGCAATCTGTTCACGACAAGACTCTGCAGTTCATCAACCGGGGACATAATTTTCAGCAATTCTTGGACGCAGCGAATGCTTTGGCGGGAAGCGGCTTAAACATTTGTGTTCATATTATTATTGGCTTACCGGGCGAAAGCGACAAAGATGTGCTAACCACAGCCAAAACCCTTGCGTCACTTCCAATCAACGGCATAAAAATTCACTCTCTACTGGCTTTGGAAGGAACAATTTTGGGTGATATGTATAAAAAAGGTACGGTAAGTATGATAACTAAGGAACAATATGTTTCTTTGACCGCCGATGTTCTGGAGGTATTACCGCCGGAAATGGTCATCCAGCGCCTGACTGCCGACGGTTACCGCGATATTTTTCTTGGACCGAACTGGGCAATGAATAAATTAGACGTGTTGAACTCAATAAATAAAGAATTGGAGCGGCGGGACTCTTATCAAGGAAAAGAATATATAAAATCAAAACCAGATCCTCCGGTAAAAAATTCCGGGCAATAATTTGTTCTTTTGTCACTTCGAATCTCGATTTATCGGGATGAGAAGTCTTATAAAAACAAGATGTCTCGTTACACTCGACATGACAAAATAAAAAATTAGCTGTAATTTGAGCATAAAAATTGCTAAGTGAAGGGTTAAGGCTGTTTTGCCGAAATGTTTACAAAAAACAATGGAAATCAATTAAAAATAGAGGATATCCGCTTATCGCCGGAATTATTGAGAATTAATTCCCGCTTTACCGGCGGGGGAGGGCTGGCGAAAATTCTCCTTATTTTGATTGTTGCGCTTCCATTGATTTTTTATAAGGACATTATACACATAATAAAGGATAAATCGCCTGACGAACAGCTTGTGCTGACGGCGATGGCTGTGTTTTTTTTAGCAGCTTTTTTCTTTACATTGTACAAAATGACCCAAAACAGTGGCAAAGTTCTGATAGTTACTGAAAAAGGCTTTTTTATAGAACCGGGACTGGCTGAATTTTGGAAAGATATTGACGAATACAGATGGAATGTTCCTTCTGCTGCAAACAAAGATTTATTTTCCGGGCAAAATGAAGGAACGTCATTGCTCTTTTTCAATAATAAGGGGGCGTGGCCAAAAACATTTGACCTGATGCAATACAACATTTTTTTTACACCCGATCAGATGCAACAGGTGGATACAATCTGTAATCGTATGGGAATTAAAAGATCAGAAAGTTAATTTTTACTTAGATTTATGATAGCAATAATTAATTATAACGCCGGAAACATAACGAGCGTAGCACGGGCTCTGCAAAATATCGGGCAGGATTTTGTCATTACGGACGATACAACAAAGCTCGAAACTGCGACTCATGTAATTTTCCCGGGTGTTGGCGCGGCCGGAGAAGCAATGGCTTATCTGCGCGAAAAAAAGCTCGATACCTGGCTGAAAAAATATATTAAAACCGGCAGGCCGCTTTTGGGCATTTGTCTGGGTACACAGATTATTCTGGATTATTCCGAAGAAAATAAAACCGAATGTATCGGCCTTGTTGCCGGTTCCACAAAACGCTTTCCCGACAATCTGACTTCCGTTGGTCAGGTATTAAAGATTCCGCACATGGGCTGGAACAGCGTTAAGTTGCAACGCAGTCATCCGGTCTTTAAAAATGTTTCGCCGGATGCCGAATTTTATTTTGTGCATTCCTATTATCCGGCACCGTCTGACGATGCAGCCTTTTTAGGAACAACCGATTATGGCATGATATTCTGTTCTGTTCTGGCCAAAGATAATCTTGTGGCCATGCAGTTTCACCCGGAAAAAAGCGGGCGTCCCGGATTACAGATTTTGAAGAATTTCTGCGCTTGGGAGGGGCAATGTTAAGCAAGAGGATAATTCCCTGCCTTGATGTGCGTGACGGCCAGCTCACCAAGGGTATCAAATTCAAAGGAAACGTGGATATCGGCGATCCGGTAGAAGCCGCACGGGAATATTACGAACAGGGCGCTGATGAAATTGTTTTCTACGATATCACGGCATCGTCAGACAAACGCGACATCATGATTGATGTGGTAAGGCGCGTGGCAGAAACGATTTTTATTCCTTTTTCCGTGGGCGGCGGTATCCGCAATCTGGAAGATATGAGGCGTGTGATTCTAGCTGGAGCGGAAAAAGTCAGCGTTAATTCCGCCGCGGTCGATGAACCGAAAATTATCACTCAGGGAGCAAAAGCTTTTGGTAGTCAGTGTATTGTGCTGGGCATGGATGTAAAAAAAGTGGAAGTATCCGATAAAATTCCCTCAGGCTACGAAATGGTAATTCACGGCGGCAGGATATTTACCGGTATTGATGCTCTGTGGTGGGCCAAAGAAGCGGAAAAGCTCGGCGCCGGTGAAATTTGCCTGAATTCCATAGACGCCGACGGCATGCAAACAGGATATGAACTGAATTTAACAAAATTGGTTTCCGAAAATGTACGTATTCCGGTTATTGCCTCAGGCGGTGCGGGAAAGCCGGAACATCTGGCTCAGGTATTAACGGAAGGAAAGGCTGATGCGGCTTTGATTGCATCTATGGTGCATTATCGTACGTACACAATCACTGAAATCAAACAATATTTAAACGAAAAACAAATAAAAACGAGAATGCTGTGGTAGTTTGATAATTATTTTCACTAGGAAACACCGATGTGAAGTATTATAATATGCTTATTAAGTTAGGAGGCTAATTAAAGTGGATGCAAAAAGGTATGAATTAAATGTCCAGTTGGCGCAAATGCTCAAAGGCGGCGTCATTATGGATGTAACCAATGTTGAACAGGCAAAAATCGCGGAAGAAGCGGGAGCCGTGGCGGTCATGGCTCTGGAACGTGTGCCTGCAGATATTCGCAAAGACGGCGGAGTGGCCAGGATGTCCGATCCTTCAATGATTGCCGCAATTAAAAAAGCCGTATCCATTCCGGTTATGGCGAAAGCCCGAATCGGTCATTTTGTGGAAGCGCAAATCCTGGAAGCCTTACGTATTGATTATATTGATGAAAGCGAAGTTTTAACTCCGGCTGATGAAGAATGCCATATTGATAAAACAAAATTCTCGATTCCTTTCGTCTGTGGCGCGCGAAATCTTGGTGAAGCCTTGCGCCGGATTGCCGAAGGCGCGGCAATGATTCGCACCAAAGGCGAGGCGGGAACGGGAAATGTTGTAGAAGCTGTCCGCCATATGAGAACAATGAATCGTGAAATTCGACAACTGGCACAGATGCCTGTAGAGGAAGTCACCGGTTTTGCTAAAGCAAATGGTCTTCCTTATGAATTATCTTTAAAAGTCAAGGAGTTAGGACGTTTGCCGGTGGTTAATTTCGCGGCAGGCGGTATTGCCACTCCCGCTGATGCGGCGTTGATGATGCAGTTGGGCTGTGATGGTGTTTTTGTAGGCTCGGGAATTTTTAAATCAGCCGACCCGGCCAAACGAGCACGGGCTATCGTCAAGGCAACAGCTTATTTCAATGATCCTCAAAAGGTTCTGGAGGCTTCTATGGATCTCGGAGAAGCCATGCCCGGTCTGGAAATTTCTCAAATTCCACCCGAACAAATCCTGGCAGGACGCGGCTGGTAATTTTCTATGACTCTTCATTTAGTGAGCAACAAACCATCTGTAATCGGCGTTCTGGATTTACAGGGCGGAGTGCATGAGCATCTGGAACACCTGGAGAGGTTAGGCGTAGCTTATAAACGAGTTAAGCAGGCAGAGGATTTTGAGGATCTCGCCGGATTAATTATCCCCGGCGGTGAAAGTTCCTGTTTGTCCAGATTACTTAATATTTTTGAAATCAAGAATGTATTGCTTCAGGCTCATCGACGTGGAATGAAAATCTGGGGCACCTGCGCGGGAGCAATTCTACTGGCGAAGGAAGTGGTTGGTGAAAAGGCTTGCCTTGGTTTGATCGATATTACAATTGAACGTAACGGCTTCGGCAGCCAACTGGATAGTTTTGTCAGCGAAGCTTTGATTCCAGCTGTTGCTCCTGAACCCATACCTCTTACTTTCATTCGCGCGCCTAAAATTATTGATGTGGATCCTGATGTTAATATTCTTTTGAAAATTGATGATTATGTAGCGGCAGCGGAAACTGAATCCATATTGGTTACTGTTTTTCATCCGGAGTTAACCGGATGTCTTGCCTTTCATCGTTATTTCGCCATGAAATGCGGCTTGAAAACAACTGGCAATAATCATGATTATATTGATCCGCTTTGGAAAAACTGGAGCTGGACAAAACATGCCGGCATAATTTAAAAAAAATAAAGGAAATTTCATCCTCATCAAAATCAAAAATGTTGAAGAAAATTTTTTTGCCGTCAGCCGTTACTGGGGAAGCTTAAACTCATCGTTAAAGCGTATTGAACCAATCTGTGCGATGCACACGGGCGTTGCTATTTCCGATATCAACTGGGTCTGGAATGAAAAGCCTTTAAAAAAAGACGACGTACAAGCTATTGCCCAAATAAAAGAATATTACAAAAATTTAAATCTACGTTTCTGGTGGTGGGTATATCCCCGTGGACAATCGCCTGAAACCTCAAGAATGCTACAAGAAGCGGGACTGCGTTTAATTGCAAAAGTCCCCTGTATGGCCGCGGATTTGAATAATTCATTATCCGACGCAAAGTTTTCTGAAAATATATCAGTCATCGAAGTAAAGGATAAAAGCGACTTGTTTTTTTGGGAAGATGTTTCCTTCCATGGTTTTGAAATGCCTCAACACGCCAGAGAAAAGTATGACACTTTTGTTTCTTCATTTAATCTTGGCGGGCAATCTCCCCAAAGACTTTTTCTAGCCAGTTTAGATGGAAAGCCCGTAGCTACCTCCCTGCTTTTCACGCACGGAAAGTCGGCGGGCATCTACTACGTATCTACTCTTCCGGATTATAGAAACAAAGGATGCGGTCTGAGCATCACACAAGCAGCGATGCAAGCAGCGATGCAGGCGGGATTTAAAGATATAATTCTACAGGCAACACCATTGGGGGAAAAGGTTTACACCCGGGCAGGCTTTAAAGAATACTGCCGTGCGGAAATTTATAAACTTTAATGTCAGCTTAAAGCTATCCTGAAACATCTCAGAATTTATAACCTCCATCATCAATTTAGGCATTAAGCCTCAATTTAGATAATACAAAATTGTCTCTTCTTAATTTTTAAACGACTTCTTTGTTGCGCTTTATTGATTCTCCTTAAGAAACAAATTCATAAAAAATCAATATAATTAGCATATTATATATGTTGGCATTTATCTTGCCCTAATCAAAGTTGAAAGAAAAACTTTTTGAGGGAGGTATTGATAATGAATTCGGGAGATACAGCGTGGGTTTTGATGGCCAGCGCTCTGGTCTTATTAATGACCATACCGGGACTGGCATTTTTCTATGGAGGATTGGTTCGACGCAAGAACGTTCTGTCTATTTTGATGCAGTGCTTTATTATCGTTTGTGTCATTTCTCTGCAGTGGATGTTGTTCGGTTATTCTTTGGCGTTCGGTCCTGATTTCCATGGCATCATTGGTAAACTGGATTGGATAGGACTTGCAGGAGTCGGTGCGACACCGAATCCTGATTACACCAAGACAATTCCTCATTCTGTCTTTATGATTTTTCAGGCGATGTTTGCGATTATCACACCAGCCTTGATTATCGGCGCTTACGCGGAGCGGGTAAAATTTTCCGCATTTCTGATTTTCACCTTATTGTGGACAACATTTGTCTATGATCCGCTGGCGCATTGGGTCTGGGGTGCGGGAGGTTGGATGAGGACACTGGGCGCACTGGATTTCGCGGGTGGAATAGTTGTGCATGTGAGCTCCGGAATCTCGGCACTGGTACTGGCTCTGCTTTTGGGAAAAAGAGTTGGCTACAATCACAGACCCATTCGTCCGCATAACCTGCCCTTTACAGTATTAGGCGCTGCTCTTTTATGGTTTGGCTGGTTTGGATTTAACGCCGGCAGCGCGCTGGCCGCCGATGGACTTGCCGCCAATGCCTTTATTACCACGCATATTGCAACCGCAGCGGCAGGTCTTACCTGGGCTTTAGTGGAATGGTGGCATAATAACTCTCCGACAATCCTGGGCGCCGCGACCGGTGCTGTTGCCGGACTGGTGGCCATTACACCGGCCTGCGGTTTTGTCAACCCGATGAATGCCATGTTTATCGGCATGATCGTAGCGGTGATCTGCTATCTTGCTGTAGCGATAATTAAAGGCAAACTTGGCTATGACGATTCTCTGGATGCTTTTGGCGTGCATGGTGTGGGAGGAGCTGTCGGTACAATAGCAACAGGTTTTTTCGCGGAAAAAGCAGTAAATGCCGCCGGCGCAGATGGCTTGCTTTTCGGTAACGCTCATCAGCTTGGTGTTCAATCCTTATCGCTTATAGTCACAGTTACCTTTGCCGTGATCATGACTTTCATCATCTTCAAGATTGTGGATGTGTTTATCGGTATGCGTGTGGAAGAACACAACGAAATCGTCGGTCTGGATTTAACGCAACAAAGCGAAGCCGCTTATACAGTGATTGAATAGGAGGAATAAATCATGAAACTAATCATTGCCATTATTCAGCCGCACAAACTGGAGGCGGTCAAAAGAGAGCTTGAGGCAGTGGATGTAAATTTGATGACTGTCTCCAATGTTCTGGGACAGGGCCGGCAAAAAGGCCTCACGGAAATATACAGAGGCGCGAAAGAAGCTGGCGGACTGCTCAATAAAGTCCGGCTTGATATCGCGGTAAATGAGGATTTTGTCGAGCCGACAATTAAGGCGATCACCAAAGGGGCTCATACCGGAGGCGTCGGCGACGGTAAGATTTTCGTAGTGGAGCTCGCGGAATGTATTCGCATCAGCAGCGGTGAACGCGGCGGTGGCGCCATAGGCTGAGGTTATCTTATGAATAAAGATAAATTTAATACCGAAAAAAATACATTGCAGCGCTTTGTTTTCGACTGCGAAAAAACAGTCATCCGTCATGCATTGGTAAGAACTAAAGGCAACATAACTGCTGCCGCAAGACTTTTAGGAACTACAAGACGCGTTCTGACTTACAAAGTTCATAAATACGGTATTGACTATGAACAATTCAAACCTGGATGGAGTGTAAAGGAGAATTAAGCACTATGAAAAACTATATGAAGAAGATAATTACTGCTGTTTTACTTTTATTGATTATTGCCACATTACCCGTAACTATTCGGGCAGAAGAACAGAAGCCGGTCGAGCCGGAACAAATAACTGTGGAGCAAAAGCAAGAAGAGGATAAAGTAACCGGCGAGGTCGCCGCAAGTATTCTCAGCGCTTACATTTGGCGCGGTCAGGAACTGAGTCGCCACAGCGTGGTGATCCAGCCCTCCGCAACGGTGAGCTATCGGGGAGTTACTGCCAGCATCTGGGGCAATCTGGATACGAGGCCTTATAATGTTGGAGACGAAAAATATTCATCCAATTTTACAGAAACGGATGTTACCATTTCCTATTCGCGAAAATTCGGCATGGTGCAGGTAGGCGCCGGGTATATTTACTATGGCCTAGCATCCTTGACGCCGGGTGGAACAGACCCGCTTGATGCTCAGGAACTCTTTGTCACCTTGGGCTTGGATACGATTTTGGCACCCACAGTGACTGTCTATAAGGAAATCGATCATTACCGTCAGTGGTATGCAACGCTGGGTGTATCCCATACCTTTGCCCTGCATGAAAAAGTTGGTTTGAAACTGGCGGCAACAGCAAGTTATTTGCTTTCTACCGATGAGACCACTTATCCCAAATTTGACGGTGATTCTCTGGCAACCACGGACAAGTTTAATAATTTGCACGATGGCATAGTTTCTATTTCTTTGCCAGTCAACGTCATTTCATCTCTTGCGGTTATTCCGACGGTGTCCTATGTCTTCCCGCTGTCCGACGATGCGAAGTATGAGATGAGAGCGCGCGGTCTTCAAGGTGCGGCCAATCCGTCAGACAAGGATTTTTCATACCTTTATGGCGGGATTGTTTTGAGTTATTTATTCTAAAAGCTATATATATTTATCAGTCACGGCAAGCTTTCGAAAGGATTGCCGTGACTTTTTATGAGAATGTTTTAAAGTGTTTACTTGTAATATAAAGGGGAAAATATGCACGCGCATTATTTACAACATGTTCCGTTTGAAGGGCTGGGCAGCATTGAACCCTGGCTTAAAGCGGCCGGGCACGAAATAACAAATACCAGATTATTTGAATCAGCAGAATTCCCTGATTTAAAAAAGATAGACCTGTTAGTGATCATGGGCGGTCCGATGAGTGTCAATGATGAAAATACGTTCCCGTGGCTGGTTTCCGAGAAACAGTTCATTTGTAAAGCCATCAATTCAGGGAACCCTGTCTTGGGCATTTGTCTTGGTGCGCAGCTTATTGCCAGTGCTATGGACGCTCGAGTGTACCGAAATTCGGAAAAAGAGATCGGGTGGTTTCCCATCGAGGGGGTCGCATCGACCGACAGGTCCATTTTTAATTTCCCGCCGTCTATGAAAGTGTTTCATTGGCACGGTGAGACATTTGACTTACCATCGGGAGCTGCCCACCTGGCGAAAAGTGATGGATGTGAAAATCAGGCCTTTCAAATCGGCAAGTCGGTTATCGGTTTGCAGTTTCACCTGGAAACCACACCAAAAGCGGCTTGGGAAATTGTTTCCCATTGTCGCAAGGAACTGGTTCCATCGAAATATATACAGACAGAGGAAGAAATCCTGTCAGCCACTCCGGAGAGATATAAATCAATAAATCAACTGATGGGTAGTGTCCTGTCTTTCCTGCTGCGAAAAGATGGCTAACTGGACCGGGTATTTAACGGCAGCTTCCGCATTGAGAAATTGTTCGACAATATTGTAGTCAGGCATATGCATATTTCCTGTATATTGCTTTTCTCCTTTTTCCGATTCACACAGCATTTCTACCAGAAACAATCAAAAAACTGCTGAACTCTAACTTAACATGTGGTACAAATCTTAAAGACAGGTTAAAGGCTTCCCGGATTTTTTAAAGAAGAAGACATAAAAAGCAACCTTCAACGCATTCTGCCAACGGTATAAATTATTATGCCTAAAATACTGATTGTTGATGATGAAAAAGATATAGTTGATCTCATTTCTTATAATCTGGAGAAAGAGAGATTTTCTACGGTAAAAGCTTATGATGGCGAAACCGCCCTAAAGCTTGTCAAAACACAAAAGCCGGATTTAATTATACTTGACCTTATGCTGCCCAAGATGAATGGACTTGATGTATGTCGGGCAATTCGCCATAATCCGGAAACGGTTGGCCTGCCGATAATTATGTTGACGGCAAAAAGTGAAGAAGTTGATAAAATAATCGGTTTGGAAGTAGGGGCTGATGATTATGTGACCAAGCCGTTCAGCATTAAAGAATTAATTGCCAGAGTGCGCAGCATTTTACGTCGCCTGAAGGAAGGTGAGAAATACGCAGGTAAAGAAGAGTTCATTCATAAAGGACTTAAAATAAATTACGTTTCGTGTCTTGTTTCAGTTAATGGAAAGGAAGTAACGCTGAGTCCAACTGAACTTAAGCTTCTTTTCTTCTTATCTCAAAATGCCGGTAGAGTTTATTCCAGAAACCAGATTATTGATCACGTCTGGGGCGATGATACTTTTATTACGGATCGTGCCGTTGATGTACACATCCGGCGTTTACGATCACAAATAGAAGAGGATATGGAAAATCCCCATTATATTCTTACAGTTCGTGGTTTTGGCTATAAATTTGCCGATAAGAAATAAATTTCTGCTTATTTTAAAATTAGATTAACTATTCGTGTTGTTTCTGCATTTTAATCAAACTGTCATCAAATTGTAACATTTGTCATCTATAATACAGGAAAATTAAATCAGGAGGAGAATTAAATGTTAAGTATTTTCAAAAAAACAGTAATGGCAATGGTAGCTTTTTTTCTAATGAGTGGCCTTGCTTTTGCCGGTTCATCAATTGTTATCAAGGGGTCAACAACGGTTTTGCCGGTTGCCCAAGGGACACTGGAAGCCTTTATGAAAAAAAATCCCCAAATTCAGATATCTCTTTCTGGTGGCGGCTCTGGCGAAGGCATTAAAGCATTGATTGATAAGACAGCGGATATTGCCACGTCATCCCGCGAAATCAAAAAAGAAGAAGTTGATCTGGCCAAAACAAAAGGTATGTATGCTGTCGCTCATGTCGTGGCCAATGATGCCATTGTTCCGGTTGTTCATCCTAAAAACAAAGTTAAAAATTTATCCATCGATCAGTTAAGCCAGATCTATCAGGGCAAGATAACCAATTGGAAGGAAGTCGGTGGCGATGATCTAAAAATCGTCGTCATTTCGCGAGACTCTTCTTCGGGAACT
Encoded proteins:
- a CDS encoding TIGR01212 family radical SAM protein, with the translated sequence MDCKKTTKKEAALGKPDFWKNSKRYYDLKSYWRNLFGCNVHKLQIDAGFTCPNRDGHVAAGGCIYCDSRGSTLRQKGELPSVAEQIASGKKYYKPHASKFIAYFQTFTNTYAPVEKLRAIYDEALKQEDVIGLSIGTRPDCLGPDVIELLSGYAKKYHIWVELGLQSVHDKTLQFINRGHNFQQFLDAANALAGSGLNICVHIIIGLPGESDKDVLTTAKTLASLPINGIKIHSLLALEGTILGDMYKKGTVSMITKEQYVSLTADVLEVLPPEMVIQRLTADGYRDIFLGPNWAMNKLDVLNSINKELERRDSYQGKEYIKSKPDPPVKNSGQ
- a CDS encoding imidazole glycerol phosphate synthase subunit HisH, which translates into the protein MIAIINYNAGNITSVARALQNIGQDFVITDDTTKLETATHVIFPGVGAAGEAMAYLREKKLDTWLKKYIKTGRPLLGICLGTQIILDYSEENKTECIGLVAGSTKRFPDNLTSVGQVLKIPHMGWNSVKLQRSHPVFKNVSPDAEFYFVHSYYPAPSDDAAFLGTTDYGMIFCSVLAKDNLVAMQFHPEKSGRPGLQILKNFCAWEGQC
- a CDS encoding imidazole glycerol phosphate synthase subunit HisF; protein product: MLSKRIIPCLDVRDGQLTKGIKFKGNVDIGDPVEAAREYYEQGADEIVFYDITASSDKRDIMIDVVRRVAETIFIPFSVGGGIRNLEDMRRVILAGAEKVSVNSAAVDEPKIITQGAKAFGSQCIVLGMDVKKVEVSDKIPSGYEMVIHGGRIFTGIDALWWAKEAEKLGAGEICLNSIDADGMQTGYELNLTKLVSENVRIPVIASGGAGKPEHLAQVLTEGKADAALIASMVHYRTYTITEIKQYLNEKQIKTRMLW
- a CDS encoding pyridoxal 5'-phosphate synthase lyase subunit PdxS, with amino-acid sequence MDAKRYELNVQLAQMLKGGVIMDVTNVEQAKIAEEAGAVAVMALERVPADIRKDGGVARMSDPSMIAAIKKAVSIPVMAKARIGHFVEAQILEALRIDYIDESEVLTPADEECHIDKTKFSIPFVCGARNLGEALRRIAEGAAMIRTKGEAGTGNVVEAVRHMRTMNREIRQLAQMPVEEVTGFAKANGLPYELSLKVKELGRLPVVNFAAGGIATPADAALMMQLGCDGVFVGSGIFKSADPAKRARAIVKATAYFNDPQKVLEASMDLGEAMPGLEISQIPPEQILAGRGW
- a CDS encoding pyridoxal 5'-phosphate synthase glutaminase subunit PdxT, producing MTLHLVSNKPSVIGVLDLQGGVHEHLEHLERLGVAYKRVKQAEDFEDLAGLIIPGGESSCLSRLLNIFEIKNVLLQAHRRGMKIWGTCAGAILLAKEVVGEKACLGLIDITIERNGFGSQLDSFVSEALIPAVAPEPIPLTFIRAPKIIDVDPDVNILLKIDDYVAAAETESILVTVFHPELTGCLAFHRYFAMKCGLKTTGNNHDYIDPLWKNWSWTKHAGII
- a CDS encoding ammonia channel protein, producing MNSGDTAWVLMASALVLLMTIPGLAFFYGGLVRRKNVLSILMQCFIIVCVISLQWMLFGYSLAFGPDFHGIIGKLDWIGLAGVGATPNPDYTKTIPHSVFMIFQAMFAIITPALIIGAYAERVKFSAFLIFTLLWTTFVYDPLAHWVWGAGGWMRTLGALDFAGGIVVHVSSGISALVLALLLGKRVGYNHRPIRPHNLPFTVLGAALLWFGWFGFNAGSALAADGLAANAFITTHIATAAAGLTWALVEWWHNNSPTILGAATGAVAGLVAITPACGFVNPMNAMFIGMIVAVICYLAVAIIKGKLGYDDSLDAFGVHGVGGAVGTIATGFFAEKAVNAAGADGLLFGNAHQLGVQSLSLIVTVTFAVIMTFIIFKIVDVFIGMRVEEHNEIVGLDLTQQSEAAYTVIE
- a CDS encoding transcriptional regulator, which codes for MKLIIAIIQPHKLEAVKRELEAVDVNLMTVSNVLGQGRQKGLTEIYRGAKEAGGLLNKVRLDIAVNEDFVEPTIKAITKGAHTGGVGDGKIFVVELAECIRISSGERGGGAIG
- a CDS encoding amidotransferase, which produces MHAHYLQHVPFEGLGSIEPWLKAAGHEITNTRLFESAEFPDLKKIDLLVIMGGPMSVNDENTFPWLVSEKQFICKAINSGNPVLGICLGAQLIASAMDARVYRNSEKEIGWFPIEGVASTDRSIFNFPPSMKVFHWHGETFDLPSGAAHLAKSDGCENQAFQIGKSVIGLQFHLETTPKAAWEIVSHCRKELVPSKYIQTEEEILSATPERYKSINQLMGSVLSFLLRKDG
- a CDS encoding DNA-binding response regulator — translated: MMPKILIVDDEKDIVDLISYNLEKERFSTVKAYDGETALKLVKTQKPDLIILDLMLPKMNGLDVCRAIRHNPETVGLPIIMLTAKSEEVDKIIGLEVGADDYVTKPFSIKELIARVRSILRRLKEGEKYAGKEEFIHKGLKINYVSCLVSVNGKEVTLSPTELKLLFFLSQNAGRVYSRNQIIDHVWGDDTFITDRAVDVHIRRLRSQIEEDMENPHYILTVRGFGYKFADKK
- a CDS encoding phosphate ABC transporter substrate-binding protein, with the translated sequence MLSIFKKTVMAMVAFFLMSGLAFAGSSIVIKGSTTVLPVAQGTLEAFMKKNPQIQISLSGGGSGEGIKALIDKTADIATSSREIKKEEVDLAKTKGMYAVAHVVANDAIVPVVHPKNKVKNLSIDQLSQIYQGKITNWKEVGGDDLKIVVISRDSSSGTFESWDHFVMKKVKVTPRAQMLASNGAIVTAIAKNRYAISYLGIGYVNKSVKALQVNGIPASVQTAIAKEYPLSRELYMYTDGEAKGDVAKYIDFVKSQEGQKIVVKEGFVPLTETKGKKSAKSKE